The following proteins are co-located in the Aggregatibacter aphrophilus ATCC 33389 genome:
- a CDS encoding SLC13 family permease: MSQFTHLFDALHPEPWLWVILLLAAAVILFIRNTIRMDIVAVLVMLVFSLSGILTVEEVFAGFSDPNIILIALLFIVGEGLVRTGVAYQVSEWLLKASRNSESRVLIFMMLAVAGLGAFMSSTGVVAIFIPVVLMICQQMNISPKRLMMPLSVAGLISGMLTLIATAPNLVVNAELVRETDMRLKFFDFTPIGLAILLLGIGYMLVARRWLKSDKESEMHSTDKRSMNDLIYEYGLQLRAQRFVVKKGSSLIGKHLDELHLRSKFGLNVLAIERWKRFRPIFISALGSSEVREKDILLMDSSDPELNLAEFCQEYNLERAEIRAQSFSEQASSIGMAELILVPDSDCIGKSTEELHFRSKYGLNVVGIKRDGEVLDGHFVEMPYKAGDLLLVVGDWKLIQQMRTHSKDFFVLNYPSEITRAVPAQSQAPYALLSILVMVFLMVTRLVPNVVAALIACLMLGYFRCVDSKSAYESIHWSSLVLIVGMMPFSLALQKTGGVAMIVDLMLNLVGGMGKHWILISLFILTAVVGLFISNTATAILIAPIAITMANQLNLSPVPFAMVVAIAASAAFMTPVSSPVNTMVFGPGGYKFADFVKIGVPFTILVMLVSIFLIPLLFPF; this comes from the coding sequence ATGAGCCAATTCACTCATTTATTTGATGCTTTACATCCGGAGCCTTGGTTGTGGGTTATTTTGTTGCTCGCTGCCGCCGTTATTCTCTTCATTCGTAATACCATCCGCATGGATATTGTTGCCGTGCTGGTGATGTTAGTCTTTAGTCTCAGCGGTATCCTGACGGTGGAAGAAGTCTTCGCCGGCTTTAGTGATCCGAATATTATCTTAATCGCACTGTTGTTTATTGTCGGTGAAGGCTTGGTGCGCACGGGCGTAGCCTATCAGGTGAGTGAGTGGTTGTTGAAGGCTTCCCGTAATAGCGAGTCGCGCGTACTCATTTTCATGATGTTGGCTGTGGCGGGGTTAGGTGCGTTCATGAGTTCTACTGGTGTTGTGGCAATTTTTATTCCTGTGGTACTGATGATTTGCCAACAAATGAATATTTCACCGAAACGCCTGATGATGCCGTTAAGTGTGGCGGGTTTGATTAGCGGTATGTTGACATTAATCGCTACGGCGCCGAACTTGGTGGTTAATGCCGAGTTAGTCCGCGAAACCGATATGCGCTTAAAATTCTTTGATTTTACTCCTATCGGATTAGCCATTTTATTGCTTGGTATCGGTTATATGTTGGTGGCGCGACGTTGGTTGAAGTCTGATAAAGAAAGCGAGATGCACAGCACGGATAAACGTTCTATGAACGATTTAATTTATGAATACGGCTTGCAATTGCGTGCGCAGCGTTTTGTTGTGAAAAAAGGCTCTTCGCTTATCGGTAAACATTTAGACGAATTACATTTACGTTCCAAATTCGGTTTGAATGTTTTGGCGATTGAGCGTTGGAAGCGTTTTCGTCCGATATTTATTTCGGCGCTTGGCTCCTCAGAAGTGCGTGAAAAAGATATTTTATTGATGGACAGCAGCGATCCCGAACTCAATTTGGCTGAGTTCTGTCAGGAATATAATTTAGAACGGGCGGAAATTCGTGCACAGTCTTTTTCGGAACAAGCCAGTTCCATCGGTATGGCGGAATTGATTTTGGTGCCGGATTCCGATTGTATCGGAAAATCTACCGAAGAACTGCACTTCCGTTCCAAATACGGCTTAAACGTTGTCGGTATTAAGCGTGACGGTGAAGTGCTTGACGGACATTTTGTGGAAATGCCTTATAAAGCGGGGGATTTGCTGTTAGTCGTGGGTGATTGGAAACTCATCCAGCAAATGCGTACTCACAGTAAAGACTTCTTTGTGTTGAACTATCCTAGCGAAATCACCCGTGCCGTGCCTGCACAAAGCCAAGCTCCTTATGCTTTATTAAGTATTTTAGTCATGGTGTTTTTGATGGTGACACGCCTCGTACCAAACGTTGTTGCCGCTTTAATTGCCTGTTTAATGCTCGGTTATTTCCGTTGTGTGGACAGCAAAAGCGCCTATGAATCCATTCATTGGTCGAGTCTCGTGCTGATTGTGGGCATGATGCCATTCTCCCTAGCGTTGCAAAAAACCGGTGGGGTGGCGATGATTGTCGATTTAATGCTGAATTTGGTGGGTGGCATGGGTAAACACTGGATCTTGATTAGCCTGTTTATTCTCACGGCAGTGGTCGGTTTGTTTATTTCCAACACCGCCACGGCAATTCTTATCGCGCCGATTGCGATTACGATGGCGAACCAGCTGAATTTATCTCCGGTACCGTTCGCCATGGTCGTTGCTATTGCGGCTTCAGCAGCCTTTATGACACCGGTATCTTCTCCGGTAAATACCATGGTTTTCGGCCCTGGTGGTTATAAATTTGCTGATTTTGTCAAAATTGGCGTGCCGTTCACTATTTTAGTGATGTTAGTGAGTATATTTCTTATTCCTTTACTCTTTCCTTTTTAA
- the lpxB gene encoding lipid-A-disaccharide synthase, whose product MSNVIPSNESPLIALIAGEVSGDILGAGLIKALKIRYPHARFIGIGGERIIAEGFESLFDMEELSVMGLVEVLKHLPRLLKIRRSIIQQLLALKPDVFIGIDAPDFNLDVELKLKQQGIKTIHYVSPSVWAWRQKRVYKIAAATNLVLAFLPFEKAFYDRFNVPCRFIGHTMADAIPLKPNRAEACQLLNLDETQRYLAILVGSRGSEVEFLTEPFLQSAQLLRQRYPDVKFLVPLINSKRRQQFEQIQQRVAPELDLILLDGNARAAMIVADATLLASGTAALEAMLCKSPMVVGYRMKPFTYFLAKRLVKTKYVSLPNLLADEMLVPELIQEECNPTNLAEKLAAYLSEEESAVKNRNVLIQRFTELHQLIQCDADKQAAQAVIDLLEQQHG is encoded by the coding sequence ATGTCAAATGTAATCCCGTCTAATGAGTCTCCGCTTATTGCCTTGATCGCCGGCGAGGTGTCCGGTGATATTCTTGGCGCCGGCCTAATTAAAGCCCTCAAAATTCGTTATCCTCACGCCCGTTTTATCGGTATCGGTGGCGAGCGTATAATTGCCGAAGGCTTTGAAAGCTTGTTTGATATGGAAGAATTGTCCGTGATGGGCTTGGTGGAAGTATTAAAACATTTGCCACGCTTGCTTAAAATCCGTCGTAGTATTATTCAGCAGTTATTAGCATTAAAACCGGATGTTTTCATCGGAATTGACGCGCCGGATTTTAATTTAGATGTAGAACTGAAACTCAAACAACAAGGCATTAAAACCATCCATTATGTTAGCCCATCGGTATGGGCTTGGCGTCAGAAACGGGTATATAAAATTGCGGCGGCAACGAATTTAGTGCTTGCCTTTTTGCCTTTTGAAAAAGCCTTTTATGATCGTTTCAATGTGCCTTGTCGTTTTATTGGGCACACCATGGCGGACGCAATTCCGTTAAAACCGAATCGCGCCGAAGCCTGTCAGCTGTTGAATCTTGACGAAACGCAACGTTACCTTGCCATTCTTGTAGGCAGTCGTGGTTCTGAGGTGGAATTCTTAACGGAGCCCTTCTTACAATCAGCGCAGTTATTGCGTCAGCGTTATCCGGACGTAAAATTTTTAGTCCCGTTAATTAACTCAAAACGTCGGCAGCAGTTTGAGCAAATTCAACAACGTGTTGCGCCGGAGCTTGATTTGATTCTGTTAGACGGCAATGCCCGTGCTGCTATGATTGTTGCCGATGCTACCTTATTAGCCTCAGGTACGGCGGCCTTAGAAGCGATGTTGTGTAAATCACCGATGGTGGTGGGGTACCGCATGAAGCCTTTCACTTATTTCTTGGCAAAACGGTTAGTGAAAACCAAGTATGTTTCTCTGCCGAATTTGTTAGCAGATGAAATGTTGGTGCCCGAATTAATTCAAGAAGAATGCAATCCTACGAATTTGGCAGAAAAATTGGCTGCCTATCTAAGCGAAGAGGAAAGTGCGGTCAAAAATCGCAACGTTTTGATTCAACGCTTCACTGAGTTACATCAGTTAATTCAATGTGATGCAGATAAGCAAGCGGCTCAGGCGGTGATTGATTTATTGGAGCAACAACATGGATAA
- the rnhB gene encoding ribonuclease HII, with product MDKFEYPQGYELIAGVDEVGRGPLVGAVVTAAVILDPNNPIEGLADSKKLSEKKRLLLAEDIKQKALAWALGRAEPHEIDELNILHASMLAMERAIKHLKIQPHFVLVDGNRIPPNLGMPAQAVVKGDALVAEISAASILAKVARDQEMMELDKKYPQYAFAKHKGYPTKLHLEKLAEFGVLPEYRRSFAPIKNY from the coding sequence ATGGATAAGTTTGAGTACCCACAAGGTTATGAACTCATCGCCGGTGTAGATGAAGTCGGCCGTGGACCTTTGGTCGGTGCGGTGGTGACAGCAGCAGTGATTTTGGATCCGAACAATCCTATTGAAGGGCTGGCTGATTCCAAAAAACTGTCAGAGAAGAAACGGTTATTGTTGGCGGAAGACATTAAGCAAAAAGCCTTGGCGTGGGCACTAGGTCGGGCTGAACCGCACGAGATCGACGAGTTGAATATTTTGCATGCCTCCATGCTTGCAATGGAACGGGCGATAAAACACTTGAAAATTCAACCGCACTTTGTGTTGGTGGATGGTAATCGGATCCCGCCGAATTTAGGGATGCCTGCACAGGCAGTGGTGAAGGGCGATGCGTTGGTGGCTGAAATTAGTGCCGCTTCCATTTTGGCGAAAGTCGCGCGTGACCAAGAAATGATGGAATTGGATAAAAAATATCCCCAATATGCCTTTGCTAAACACAAAGGCTACCCTACTAAATTGCATTTGGAAAAATTAGCGGAATTTGGTGTATTGCCGGAATATCGTCGTAGTTTTGCACCTATCAAAAATTATTAA
- the mog gene encoding molybdopterin adenylyltransferase, whose product MTALLKIGLVSVSDRASQGVYPDQGIPELKNWLEQALVEPFEVVERLIPDEQPEIERTLCELVDGEHCHLVLTTGGTGPAKRDVTPDATLAVADREMPGFGEQMRQVSLHFVPTAILSRQVGVIRKESLILNLPGQPKAIKETLEGVKDENGNVLVKGIFSAVPYCLQLINGLYIDTKPEIIASFRPKSARRS is encoded by the coding sequence ATGACCGCACTTTTAAAGATTGGTTTGGTGTCCGTTTCTGATCGGGCATCGCAAGGGGTTTATCCGGATCAAGGCATTCCAGAATTAAAAAATTGGTTGGAACAGGCGTTAGTGGAGCCATTTGAGGTGGTAGAGCGCCTGATTCCGGACGAGCAACCGGAAATCGAGCGGACGCTGTGCGAGTTGGTGGATGGGGAGCATTGCCATTTGGTGCTCACCACCGGCGGCACCGGGCCGGCAAAGCGGGATGTTACGCCGGATGCAACACTTGCTGTCGCTGATCGTGAAATGCCGGGATTCGGCGAGCAAATGCGTCAAGTTAGCCTGCATTTTGTGCCGACAGCTATTCTTTCCCGTCAAGTAGGCGTGATTCGTAAAGAAAGTTTGATTTTAAATTTACCGGGGCAGCCGAAAGCCATCAAGGAGACGTTGGAAGGCGTGAAAGATGAAAACGGCAACGTGTTGGTGAAGGGGATTTTCAGTGCCGTGCCCTATTGTTTGCAACTCATTAACGGGTTATATATCGACACCAAACCGGAAATCATTGCCAGTTTTCGTCCGAAATCTGCGCGCCGCAGTTAA
- the fabZ gene encoding 3-hydroxyacyl-ACP dehydratase FabZ — translation MTKQTSRIIEAHEIMQLLPHRYPFLLVDRVINFEEGKWLTAIKNISVNEPCFTGHFPGNPILPGVLILEALAQAMGILAFKTHELAGGEIFYFAGVDEARFKRPIVPGDQMVLHVEVIKERRGITAFTATASVDGEVACEAKLMCARRVA, via the coding sequence GTGACTAAACAAACCTCAAGAATTATCGAAGCCCACGAAATCATGCAATTATTGCCACATCGCTATCCGTTTTTATTGGTGGATCGAGTCATCAATTTTGAAGAAGGCAAGTGGTTAACTGCAATTAAAAACATCAGTGTGAATGAACCTTGCTTTACTGGGCATTTCCCGGGCAATCCGATTTTACCGGGGGTATTAATTCTTGAGGCATTGGCGCAAGCCATGGGGATCTTGGCGTTTAAAACCCATGAGTTGGCTGGCGGTGAAATTTTCTATTTCGCTGGTGTTGATGAAGCTCGCTTTAAACGTCCAATTGTGCCGGGTGATCAAATGGTGTTACACGTTGAAGTGATTAAAGAACGTCGTGGTATTACTGCGTTTACCGCAACAGCCTCCGTTGATGGTGAGGTTGCGTGTGAAGCTAAATTAATGTGCGCCCGTCGTGTCGCATAA
- a CDS encoding phosphatidate cytidylyltransferase, translated as MEIWQLFGGLIITLIIASSIGYGLKFKVGFSTPHAVIDNLNARINAWWVMILIIFAAAALGFYGVIGLFFVISFMALREFLSLLYIRRGDHLALAACFYVILPIQYILVAIDWFSMFTIFIPVYGFLFLPILSALLGDTAHFLDRSTKVQWALMISVFCISHIPAILTLDIEGFEDKKLLLMIFLILVVQSSDVLQYVWGKLFGKHKIAPKLSPSKTVEGFVGGVVSASVLGGLLYWLTPFNPVQAVLMSLLICLMGFLGGLVMSAMKRSMGVKDWGNMISGHGGMLDRMDSLCFAAPIFFHVVRYYWT; from the coding sequence ATGGAAATATGGCAGCTGTTTGGTGGTTTAATTATCACCTTAATTATCGCGTCATCAATCGGTTATGGATTGAAATTCAAAGTCGGCTTTTCTACACCTCATGCGGTAATTGATAATCTTAACGCGCGAATTAACGCGTGGTGGGTGATGATTTTAATTATCTTCGCCGCTGCCGCGTTGGGGTTTTACGGCGTGATCGGGTTATTTTTTGTGATTTCTTTCATGGCATTGCGTGAATTTTTATCCTTGCTTTATATTCGCCGTGGCGATCATTTAGCTCTTGCCGCGTGTTTTTACGTCATCCTGCCTATTCAATACATTTTAGTGGCGATCGACTGGTTCAGTATGTTCACCATCTTCATTCCGGTGTATGGCTTCCTGTTTTTGCCAATTCTCTCCGCCTTGTTGGGCGACACTGCGCATTTCTTAGATCGTTCCACCAAAGTGCAATGGGCATTGATGATCAGCGTCTTCTGTATTTCCCACATCCCGGCAATCCTGACATTGGATATTGAAGGTTTTGAAGATAAAAAACTGCTATTGATGATTTTCTTGATTTTAGTGGTGCAATCCAGTGATGTGTTGCAATACGTATGGGGCAAGTTGTTCGGCAAACACAAAATTGCGCCGAAACTTTCGCCATCCAAAACCGTAGAAGGTTTTGTGGGCGGTGTCGTCAGCGCCAGTGTACTGGGTGGCTTGCTCTATTGGCTTACCCCGTTTAACCCGGTACAAGCGGTGTTAATGAGCTTATTAATCTGCCTCATGGGCTTTTTAGGCGGGTTGGTGATGTCCGCTATGAAACGGAGTATGGGCGTAAAAGACTGGGGGAATATGATTAGTGGCCACGGCGGCATGTTAGATCGTATGGATTCTCTTTGCTTCGCCGCGCCGATTTTCTTCCATGTTGTCAGATATTATTGGACCTAG
- the lpxA gene encoding acyl-ACP--UDP-N-acetylglucosamine O-acyltransferase, with product MIHPTAKIHPQAIVEEGAKIGENVVIGPFTIIGKGVEIGKGTVVHSHVVINGNTKIGKDNEIYQFASIGEVNQDLKYQGEPTRVVIGNRNRIRESVTIHRGTVQGGGVTKIGDDNLFMINVHVAHDCVIKNRCILANNATLAGHVELDDFVIVGGMSAIHQFVVVGAHVMLGGGSMVSQDVPPYVMAQGNHAQPFGVNIEGLKRRGFDKPTMHTIRNVYKMIYRSGKTLEEVMPEIEQIAESESAISFFVEFFKRSKRGIIR from the coding sequence ATGATTCACCCAACCGCAAAAATTCATCCTCAAGCCATTGTTGAAGAAGGGGCCAAAATCGGTGAGAACGTTGTCATCGGACCATTTACTATTATTGGTAAAGGGGTTGAGATTGGAAAAGGTACAGTGGTTCATTCTCACGTGGTGATTAACGGTAATACGAAAATCGGCAAAGATAATGAAATTTATCAATTTGCCAGTATTGGTGAAGTGAACCAAGATCTGAAATACCAGGGTGAACCAACCCGTGTAGTTATTGGTAATCGCAATCGTATTCGCGAAAGTGTGACCATTCATCGCGGTACCGTACAAGGCGGTGGCGTAACCAAAATCGGTGATGACAACCTGTTTATGATTAACGTCCATGTGGCGCACGATTGTGTCATCAAAAACCGTTGTATTTTAGCCAACAATGCGACCCTTGCAGGTCACGTGGAATTAGATGATTTCGTTATTGTCGGCGGTATGTCGGCAATTCATCAGTTTGTCGTGGTAGGCGCGCACGTGATGCTTGGAGGCGGTTCTATGGTGAGCCAAGATGTTCCGCCTTATGTGATGGCGCAAGGCAACCACGCGCAACCATTCGGTGTGAATATTGAAGGCTTAAAACGCCGTGGTTTTGATAAGCCAACCATGCACACTATCCGTAATGTTTACAAAATGATTTATCGTAGCGGCAAAACCTTAGAAGAAGTGATGCCGGAAATTGAACAGATTGCAGAAAGCGAATCGGCAATCAGTTTCTTCGTCGAATTCTTCAAACGTTCCAAACGTGGCATTATTCGTTAA
- a CDS encoding lysophospholipid acyltransferase family protein, with protein sequence MLAKFIDFLLCRFTSFITGVRPQKNVEQQSADKHRLYFANHNSHGDFILLWVSLPYQVRKNTRPVAGADYWTKGPIRRFLAYKVFNMLLIERGGDNPQAITQQISDALQHHSLIIFPEGTRKMDDDVALQPFKSGLYYVAKQNPQLELVPVWISNMHNVLPKGFVVPIPLLCDLYMGEPLFYREEEDKADFLIRAEQALLSLNLTEKGKA encoded by the coding sequence ATGTTAGCTAAATTTATCGATTTTCTCTTGTGTCGCTTCACCTCCTTTATCACCGGTGTTCGTCCGCAAAAAAATGTCGAACAGCAATCCGCGGATAAACATCGTTTGTATTTTGCCAACCATAACAGCCACGGTGATTTTATCTTGTTGTGGGTATCTTTGCCGTATCAAGTGCGTAAAAACACCCGTCCGGTTGCAGGCGCGGATTATTGGACAAAAGGGCCTATTCGGCGTTTTTTGGCATACAAGGTGTTTAATATGTTGCTGATTGAACGGGGCGGCGATAACCCGCAAGCCATTACCCAACAAATTAGCGATGCCTTGCAACATCATTCTCTGATTATTTTCCCTGAAGGCACCCGTAAAATGGACGACGATGTGGCGCTACAACCTTTCAAAAGCGGTTTGTATTACGTCGCAAAGCAAAACCCGCAATTAGAACTTGTGCCGGTATGGATTAGCAACATGCATAATGTTTTGCCGAAGGGCTTTGTGGTGCCGATTCCGCTGTTGTGCGATTTATATATGGGAGAGCCGTTATTCTACCGTGAAGAGGAAGATAAGGCCGATTTCTTAATCCGTGCCGAACAGGCATTATTAAGTTTAAATTTAACCGAGAAAGGAAAAGCATAA
- a CDS encoding CDP-alcohol phosphatidyltransferase family protein, with amino-acid sequence MSIYDLKPKFQNLLRPLVIKLEQRGVTANQVTLTACAISVILGLMLTALSDYNWLFILIPIWLFVRMALNAIDGMLAREFNQKSRLGGYLNEITDVVSDAALYLPFAFVYPFDALQIGLIIWLSALTEFCGVLGQVQGKTRRYDGPLGKSDRAFLFGVLGLVYAFLSMLPDFLYWVSWAIVILLIATCIKRVKSGLAEVGNE; translated from the coding sequence ATGAGTATTTATGATCTTAAACCCAAGTTCCAAAATCTGTTGCGCCCGCTTGTAATAAAACTTGAGCAACGTGGTGTGACTGCCAATCAGGTGACCTTAACTGCTTGTGCTATTTCTGTCATTTTAGGGTTAATGTTGACCGCACTTTCTGACTATAACTGGCTTTTTATTTTGATTCCTATTTGGTTGTTTGTGCGCATGGCACTAAATGCTATTGATGGTATGTTGGCACGTGAATTTAACCAAAAATCCCGTTTGGGCGGATACTTAAATGAAATCACTGATGTGGTATCCGATGCTGCCTTATATCTGCCTTTTGCTTTTGTCTATCCTTTTGACGCTTTGCAAATCGGATTGATCATTTGGTTATCGGCATTGACGGAATTTTGTGGTGTGCTCGGGCAAGTTCAAGGTAAAACTCGTCGTTATGATGGTCCATTAGGCAAAAGCGATCGGGCGTTTTTGTTCGGCGTGTTGGGCTTAGTCTACGCTTTTCTCTCGATGCTACCGGATTTTCTCTATTGGGTGAGTTGGGCTATCGTCATTTTGTTAATTGCCACCTGTATAAAACGCGTTAAGTCTGGTTTGGCTGAAGTCGGTAACGAATAG
- a CDS encoding type VI secretion system Vgr family protein has translation MPAQSDYRYSLKVNGNTEFDVVSFVLTEGLSQLFRLELELAAFNPASSFSDVLDNEATLTFWQGSAPVRYVSGIVTGFAQGESGFSRTRYKMVIEPSLSRARYQSDNKIFQQQNSEKILRTLLQKNQVSQVDFSLTNADWVREYCVQYRETDLAFIERLAAEEGAYYYFEHQADSHLLHFCNDSQTAPHKGTLLYNATPSGDRPQAALWHFAYEANLTPQSQTLRDYTFTNPRYNLEQSSLAQGQNILGGQSAVNSAGVYEKYDYPGRYKRDEQGKPFSQYRLEYERREAEVAFAQGDDLRVVPGYVFELEGHRRADFNRPWLIVSIEHRGYQHGILEEEAGALGNRYENHLKLIPHTTQWRPLPQPKPKVDGPQMAHVVGPEGEEIYCDDWGRVKIRFPWDRVGSHDEHSSCWVRVSQGWAGAQYGSQMLPRIGQEVIVNFLEGDPDQPIITGRTYHSTTEPPYPVPKHKTRMTIKSKTHKGNGFNELRFEDEKGQEEIFLHAEKDHNHIVNHDETSRIGHDRTEQVSRNETVNIGHDRMETVGLDESLTINRDQMRHIGRNRISKIEKDNLLNIGNNYQVNVHADTIIKVGKDTTIEVAQNGEWLAGDLLESICKHFNIEGYEEVRLQGPAGEVVVNQEGITLIGNVRIEGELTEEGGSAEAVNPFKTQVYEARPLDMLDIEFS, from the coding sequence ATGCCAGCCCAATCTGATTACCGTTACAGCTTAAAAGTCAATGGTAATACCGAATTTGACGTAGTGAGTTTTGTATTAACCGAGGGACTTTCGCAACTATTTCGTTTAGAACTGGAGCTAGCCGCCTTTAACCCCGCCTCTTCTTTTTCCGATGTGTTAGATAACGAAGCGACCTTGACCTTTTGGCAAGGTTCGGCGCCAGTGCGTTATGTTTCGGGCATTGTCACAGGGTTTGCGCAAGGCGAAAGCGGTTTTAGTCGAACCCGGTATAAAATGGTAATTGAGCCGTCGTTAAGTCGGGCGCGATATCAATCGGATAATAAAATCTTCCAACAGCAAAACAGCGAAAAAATCCTCCGTACACTGTTGCAAAAGAATCAGGTCTCGCAAGTGGATTTCAGTTTAACGAATGCGGATTGGGTGCGAGAATATTGCGTGCAATATCGGGAAACGGATTTAGCCTTTATTGAACGTTTAGCGGCAGAAGAAGGCGCCTATTATTATTTTGAACATCAAGCGGACAGCCATCTCTTACATTTCTGCAACGATAGCCAAACCGCCCCGCATAAAGGCACCTTGCTTTATAACGCCACGCCGTCAGGCGACCGTCCGCAGGCCGCGTTATGGCATTTCGCTTATGAAGCCAATCTTACCCCACAAAGCCAAACCTTACGTGATTATACCTTCACCAATCCCCGCTATAACTTAGAACAGTCTTCGCTTGCCCAAGGGCAAAATATCCTCGGGGGGCAAAGTGCGGTCAATTCTGCGGGCGTTTATGAAAAGTACGACTACCCGGGACGATACAAACGGGATGAACAGGGTAAACCTTTTAGTCAATATCGTTTGGAGTATGAGCGTCGTGAAGCGGAAGTCGCCTTTGCTCAGGGAGATGATTTACGGGTAGTGCCGGGGTATGTGTTTGAGCTTGAAGGGCATCGTAGAGCAGACTTTAATCGCCCTTGGCTCATTGTGTCAATCGAACATCGCGGTTATCAACATGGGATTTTAGAAGAAGAGGCGGGAGCGTTAGGTAATCGTTATGAAAACCACCTCAAACTGATACCGCACACCACGCAATGGCGACCTTTGCCACAACCGAAACCGAAAGTGGACGGTCCACAAATGGCGCATGTGGTGGGTCCGGAAGGAGAGGAAATCTATTGTGACGACTGGGGCCGGGTGAAAATCCGGTTTCCGTGGGACAGAGTGGGCAGTCATGACGAACACAGTTCTTGCTGGGTGCGGGTCAGTCAGGGTTGGGCGGGTGCGCAGTATGGCAGTCAAATGCTGCCTAGAATCGGACAAGAAGTCATTGTCAACTTCTTGGAGGGCGACCCGGACCAACCGATAATCACCGGACGTACCTATCACAGTACTACCGAGCCGCCTTATCCGGTGCCGAAACATAAAACGCGGATGACGATAAAATCGAAAACGCATAAAGGCAACGGCTTTAACGAACTGCGTTTTGAAGATGAAAAAGGTCAAGAAGAAATCTTTTTGCATGCAGAGAAAGACCATAACCATATCGTCAACCATGACGAAACCAGCCGAATTGGACATGACCGCACGGAGCAGGTGAGTCGAAACGAAACCGTGAATATCGGACATGACCGCATGGAAACTGTCGGTCTGGATGAAAGCCTGACTATCAACCGAGACCAAATGCGCCATATTGGTCGCAACCGCATCAGCAAAATCGAAAAAGACAATCTTCTCAATATCGGCAATAACTACCAAGTGAACGTGCATGCGGACACGATTATCAAGGTGGGTAAAGATACCACGATTGAAGTGGCGCAGAATGGCGAATGGCTTGCCGGTGATTTACTGGAGAGTATTTGTAAGCATTTTAATATAGAGGGCTATGAGGAAGTGCGTCTGCAGGGCCCGGCGGGCGAGGTTGTGGTAAATCAAGAAGGGATTACATTGATAGGGAATGTGCGGATTGAGGGGGAATTGACTGAAGAGGGCGGTTCAGCGGAGGCGGTGAATCCGTTTAAAACTCAAGTCTATGAAGCTAGACCTTTGGATATGTTGGATATTGAGTTTTCGTAA